The nucleotide window CGTCGTCTGAATAGGTAGCTCTTGAGTGAGATGGGCGTCGGCCGATGGGTCTCGCTTCTTCTCGCGTTCGGATGCCTTTTTGGAGTTCTCGATGCCAGCGCTGGTGACGCGGATCCGCTCTACAGGTAAGACGGCTCTGGTCCTCACTTAAAAGTTCGAACCTTTGGATGATGAGCTTCTTTTTCTTGTATGAGTTTGTTATTGTATGATATAGGTTATCCAGATCAATTTACCCTGTTTACCGAGATTGCATCCGGATTGGGTATCTCTGGGTAAATGCTTGAAGGATTCATGAGTATCTACATCAAATGAGAACATTTGAACAGAATAGCTAGATGGTATTTGCTTTAAGTTCTCATTTCTGTTCTCATTTAAATGAGAACTTCTAGAAGTAATCAAACCAGGCCCCaaagcctttgcttcattaatgCTTTGGCCCATTCCGTGTCTGTCAATGGAAAAGAGTTTATTTGTTTTCATTACATTAAACAATGAACATGTTCAACAGTGTATGAAATGAGtttatttaatacttttatgctcaaCTCTGACTAAAAGTGCATACCTTTGGAAGGTATCCCTGAAACCAGTTCCCTATTGTTGGGCTGTTCTGTTAAGGAACATTAACAAACATCTCCTGCTAAATTCCAAGTTACTAGGGTGTTTAGTAGTTTTGCATACCCTTTAATAGCAAGATCATtgatggattttcttgatcatccaAAAATATTTAGCATTTAAAAGCTTCTTATGGCAAGCCAGTTTATTGGATATAACTTGATGCAATGTGAAAGAAGTTCAATGATTACCTGCTATAAGAGAGAACAGAAGCAAAAGATGGGTTCTATTGTTGGGTTAATGAAGCCTACAGGAACCATTATTTGGATTGTGTAGGTTCACAAGGATCATTTCATTGGATAGGATCTGAGTCTATATTTGGGTAATTGGGTTAAAACATGCCCAAGTTTTGAGGATTTTATATGTTTGAGAAGAAATGTTTATCAATCTCTGTTATAAATATTATGTCAATTCTATTTTTATCTTTAAATGGGAATTTAGTGAGGGCAGGCCTTAGTACAATGGAAATGTTACTCATTTGTGACCTGGGAGGCCAGGGTTCGAGTCACGGAAACGATCTCTTTAAATGTTTAAAGGTAAAGCTGTCAACATTGACCCTCCCCAGATCTTGCATTGGCAGGATCCTCATTCACTGGGTATGTCCTTTTATATTTCAATGGGAATTTAGTATAGTCAATAGGAAACTTTGCCTTGTGAAGGGTAGCTATATGTACATGCATATAGCATCGTCAATTTTACATGATTAAAAAATCCATAGACCGAATCTATGACTCCTTTTGTTTATTCTATGATAAGAAAACATATCTTTAAGACTTTATTTTTCCATTGCTTCATATTTTTTGATGCCACCAGCCATTCCTTTTATGAATAATCATTTGAGCATTAGGTTTTTTGCTTAAAAAGAGTTCTATTTTTCTCTTGAAAGATGTGAACTTATAATATTTCTTTTAGTTTGTCATTTATCATCGTTATATAAGTGGCGCTATCAACAATCACAAGATTTTTGTAGTTTGAGGATGTTAACCATTCTGCATTTCGGTTTTGCATCATTTTGGTCATGTTGGCTTCTAACATGAAACTAGTGACATCCTTTAGGATCACAAAACATCTGTATACTACTATGCACACTTAGTGAAAACTTGTGTCAATAACATCTTAACTACATTATAAAATGTTGGTTCAAAGGTGTTTTTATCATCATGGCAATGGAATAGCACTTTTAGGACCCAAGACAAACTGGATTTAGTTATCGTGTTtagattttgatttgacatagttAGTGCTACGAATTTGCATATGACCCTTTCAGTTACTGCATTCTTGATTTCactctggtcaacagaaccaatgTGCCCCTATCAGTCACATTGTGGCACATTGTGGCTCTCACCCAACATGACTTGGTTTTACTTGTGACTTGAAAATTTTGCATGTTTTTGTGTTGTTTTACTCTAGATGCTCTCCAGCATGCTTAAGAAACCTACTTCTTTTGACATTATAAGCGACAATGCTCCTCCAATTGGTTCTTATGTGGattttggcttttttttttcctcacatATATTGTTTTGCTTATTTTCTTTTTGGAGTTTCAACTATTACTTCCTGTATAGCCAAAAATAGGAGAAAGTTTTCTTTACTGGTGGATTCGAGGTGCAGCGCGCTCCAATACTAAAATGAATACCTTCTTGTCAAAACTCCTGAGAAAAATGTCATTTTAACATCAGTATCAACTAATTCAGAAATACTGGCATCCAATTAAGGCACATGCAATTTTATCTGGATATGATGTTTTGGTGATATGTGCTTTTCGTTTCACAATAGTTTAGAATATATACATATGGCAGAAAGCTTAATTTTAGGTTTTTGGTAAAGATGCCTGTGTATGTAGGTGTCACTGCCATCCTTAAGGTTACTCGTTTTTTTCTAATGATCCTGTCTCATAGGTATTTTCTTGGACCTGCTTAGTATTTCTACCATGAACTTAAAGACACTTTTCATGACATGTACCTAAATACCAGAAATTGTGTTGTGCAATGCGAAAAGACTGGAAATATTGGGGACCATGCCATCCAGCACTGCAAGTTTTCATTTACTGATGTCCCTCTCAATGGTTCATGGTATATGCAAAAGCCACTTTATTTGCAGTGGAAACAACTGAACTGCAGGAGCGACTGCCGTTACTACTGTATGATGCAGAGTGAATATCAAAGGGAAAAACTTGGTTTGGGTCCTGCTAAATATCATGGAAAATGGCCGTTCAAACGTGTATTTGTTTTCCAGGTTTGTAAATCCCTTGTGGTTTGTTAAACTCATTTTATTCTATTGCTTTTTTGGTTACTTCTTCTAGCATGTTTCCTTTGTTCTCGTTTTCTATTCAGGAGCCTCTTTCTGCTGTCCTCTCGGCGTTCAATCTGTTGATGCATTTCATTGGCTGGCTAACCTTTTTCATCTTAGTATCTTACAAGTTGCCTCTTAGGCCTCAAAGTCGGAGGACATACTATGAGTACACAGGCTTATGGCATATATATGGGTTATTGTCTATGAATGCTTGGTATTGGAGTGCTATATTCCATACTCGGTATGCATCTTTTTTCCAAATAAACTCCAGTGTTTGTGCACCATGTGTTGCTTTCCCACTTTCTGATCCTGGTGATGGCGATCAACCTATTACAGAGATTTTGACTTGACGGAAAAGTTAGATTACTCATCTGCTGTGGCTGTACTTGGATATTCTCTCATTTTGTCTCTATTGAGGATATTCAATGTGAAGGATGAGGCTTCAAGGGTTATGTTTGCTGCCCCAATTTTAGCCTTTGTGACAACACATATCTTGTACCTCAATTTCTATGAAATGGACTATGGTGAGGTCTCTTATCATTTACAGGTTTCCTTGCAAATTCTCTTTTGATTGCAAATATAgctatctttctttctttatgtGGGCAGCATATGTTTTGGTTACTTGTGAACGTTATCATTTGTTGTTGCTATTCATTCAATGATATgtaatatgatgatgattattagttATTGTATAATttcactttcttcttttttttagtttGTAAAGCAAAATAAGGCAGGATCATGTTCATCCTAGCCTGAGAGAACATTTGTGAGCATACATTCCACTTTCCACTTTACGTAGCaactatttccatggattttaagcACACATATTTTATAAGGATTTAAGAGGGTCAACCTAAGGTTGCTCTTTCTTCACTTGGGTTACTAGGATTCTAGTTGCGAAAAGTCTCTTTTCTTGCATTTATAAGTCTATATATATTGACTCTCCCTGAATCCTACATTGGTAGGATTCTCGTGCATTTGCTCTcacttttcttttattctttacTGGAATCTGGCTTACATGTCAAGGTATTAGCTGAAAGAATTTGTCCTAATCATCTGTACCAATTGATTGTATTATCAGAGATGCAGTGTACGATAACTAATTCCTACTATCCTTTTCCACTACCTCAGTATGTGGGAGTTTGATGACTGGAATCTCAAGTAATATTTGTTAGTGGATACTGGATACAGCACCAAACATTGCTAGTGAGGCATATGAGTTGTCTTTTCTCTTGTAATATTCTAGTTTCAATCTTGATTTCTAGGCTTTTGATCAGATGTAGCCTAGTGATACTCATAGGAGAATCAATTTTTTGATTGCTTACCAACATCCTTGAAGCTAAAGAAGAAAATGACCTTTGATTTCCATTTTTTTCCTTTGGCTACTAAATCAGCAACTTGCTTATGATTTAGAATTGTATCTATCATCATGTAGTAAACTATTATGAGAGCAATATGGAAAACTGAAATTTTAGAAGTAATACTATTTGATAACACAGTAATCAAATTGACACTAAAGAGATGTACAGGTATGTTTATATGTTTAAATTAGCATAACTATCCATATCTGTTTATATAGGTACTTAcatgtgtggatctgtatcctttaatCCTAACCAATGCAGTTCTTCCAAATAATGTTGCCATGTGGAATGAATACACTGACTATAAAACTGAGTAGGATTTCCACATAGATTTCCCAATCAATGGGCCAAATTCACACTCAAACTCAGTTTTCTCGTCCAgtgtattttttaattaaatttctgTAATATTACCATGCGTGTTATGGAAATAAACTACAATGATTTGTCTGTTGCCCTTCCTGCATTTATATCTTGGTTCCACCCTTGAAATAAACGATCTGTCTTGTCACTACATAATGGTCAATATAGGTGGTTTGTATGGTGAAAGACTGACCAGACTAAGCATGTTCTTTGTCTCAGATAAATGCTTGTTTCCGAAttaaaatctctatgaaattgttCCAAAGCCAGTTCTGTCCACAAAGTATCCAGTGCAGAAATTGACATTTATATGTCTCCCAGTTTTTGCTGATCTCTTTTATTTTGCCAGGGTGGAATATGAAAGTGTGCCTTGTGATGGGTGTTTCTCAGATTCTGATGTGGGTAATCTGGGGTGGTGTAACTCGTCATCCCTCACGCTTCAAGCTGTGGACAGCTATGATCGGATGTGCTCTTGCAATGCTTTTGGAGATTTACGACTTCCCTCCTTTTCATGGatatgtagatgctcatgctCTCTGGCATGCCACCACCATTCCCCTCACATACCTCTGGTGGAGCTTTATCAAGGATGATGCTAAATTCAGGACATCCACTCTTGTGAAAAAGGTCAAGTAAGTTCTTTCTGGCCGCTGCCTCATACATGAACCTCAAACACTGGACCTCATCAGTTGTTGAATTGTAATGGTCTCTGTTTCTCCACGAGAAATTTAATTCTAATTATCTTAGTggacttcttctttcttgtttatttctataaattttgTGTTATTGTTGAAATGAAGTGCATTGTTCATTTACTTTCCAAGCTAGTGCTGAATGACTTGTCCTCTTTTATGTTTTTGATTTTAATTGACTTATTCTGTTTATTTCTATGAATACTGTCCTCTTGTTGAAATGAAGTACATTGTTCATTTCCTTTTGAAATTAGTGCTGAA belongs to Musa acuminata AAA Group cultivar baxijiao chromosome BXJ1-11, Cavendish_Baxijiao_AAA, whole genome shotgun sequence and includes:
- the LOC103971244 gene encoding uncharacterized protein LOC103971244; amino-acid sequence: MGVGRWVSLLLAFGCLFGVLDASAGDADPLYRNCVVQCEKTGNIGDHAIQHCKFSFTDVPLNGSWYMQKPLYLQWKQLNCRSDCRYYCMMQSEYQREKLGLGPAKYHGKWPFKRVFVFQEPLSAVLSAFNLLMHFIGWLTFFILVSYKLPLRPQSRRTYYEYTGLWHIYGLLSMNAWYWSAIFHTRDFDLTEKLDYSSAVAVLGYSLILSLLRIFNVKDEASRVMFAAPILAFVTTHILYLNFYEMDYGWNMKVCLVMGVSQILMWVIWGGVTRHPSRFKLWTAMIGCALAMLLEIYDFPPFHGYVDAHALWHATTIPLTYLWWSFIKDDAKFRTSTLVKKVK